In Cryptococcus neoformans var. neoformans JEC21 chromosome 5 sequence, one genomic interval encodes:
- a CDS encoding general transcriptional repressor, putative, with amino-acid sequence MQPPAIYNHHRLPPAGTPSQPSVLAQPSTARLNELFDLIRQEYETLGTDGNIWKQQRDEYEAKVQSQINELGMIRQSLYELEANHAKIRQEYETEIARLRRELESRGGPSSSAPSGAAAALNNPSSPSDLHRPGEDRPPFGMTLPGPTLNGLDAGRSRSPYPNPTAGPPILRPPSAADRDRERRITRPPQFNAPPSPPVHLSDLDPDNVSRELRKEGSDWQAMWSSQMRKQLDVTLVHTLEHETVVCCVKFSNDGKYLATGCNRTAQIYDVKTGARVSTLQDDLANRTGDLYIRSICFSPDGKFLATGAEDRQIRIWDLKQRRICHLLQGHMQEIYSLDFSRDGRFLVSGSGDKSARIWDVEKGTCVFNLQIEDFIHNEHGPIDAGITSVALSPDGKLVAAGSLDTMVRVWNVSTGQQVERLKGHKDSVYSVAFSPDGKCLVSGSLDRTLRIWDLTGTKREVESLPPGKEAQKNLGTCQSTLNGHKDYVLSVAISPDGQWVVSGSKDRSIQFWHISTGQAQLMLQGHKNSVISIDLARSGGYLASGSGDCMARIWKYEPIPGRD; translated from the exons ATGCAGCCGCCAGCAATATACAAT CATCACCGTCTCCCACCAGCAGGCACGCCATCACAACCCAGCGTCCTGGCGCAACCGTCCACTGCAAGATTAAATGAGCTATTCGATCTCATCAGACAGGAGTACGAGACATTGGGAACGGATGGCAATATCTGGAAACAGCAGAGAGACGAGTACGAGGCGAAGG TACAATCACAAATCAATGAGCTGGGAATGATCAGACAATCTCTCTACGAACTCGAGGCTAACCATGCCAAGATTCGTCAAGA GTACGAAACAGAAATCGCAAGGTTGAGACGTGAGCTTGAGAGTCGTGGTGGACCCAGTTCTTCAGCGCCTTCTGGAGCCGCTGCCGCCCTCAacaacccttcttcaccatcagaTTTGCATCGGCCTGGTGAAGATAGGCCGCCTTTCGGTATGACTCTGCCCGGCCCTACTCTCAATGGTTTAGATGCTGGTCGAT CCCGCTCACCCTATCCTAATCCCACCGCTGGccctcccatccttcgTCCCCCTTCCGCAGCAGACCGTGACCGTGAAAGGCGCATCACACGTCCACCCCAATTCAACgcccctccttccccacccGTCCACTTGTCCGATCTTGATCCCGACAATGTATCAAGAGAACTGAGAAAAGAGGGCTCGGATTGGCAAGCGATGTGGAGTAGTCAGATGAGAAAGCAGTTGGACGTGACTTTGGTGCACACGCTCGAGCATGAGAC TGTCGTTTGCTGTGTCAAATTCTCAAATGATGGAAAGTACCTTGCAACGGGATGCAACAGGACGGCGCAAATCTACGATGTCAAGACTGGCGCACGAGTATC GACCCTCCAAGATGATTTGGCCAATCGCACTGGCGATCTGTATATCCGGAGCATATGTTTCTCCCCTGATGGCAAATTTCTCGCCACCGGTGCTGAGGACCGACAGATTCGA ATTTGGGATCTTAAGCAACGACGCATTTGCCACCTTCTCCAAGGTCACATGCAAGAAATCTATTCTCTCGATTTTTCCCGTGATGGTCGATTCCTTGTTTCCGGTTCCGGTGACAAGTCTGCTAGGATCTGGGATGTTGAGAAGGGCACTTGCGTGTTCAATTTGCAGATTGAAGACTTTATTCACAATGAGCATGGACCGATTGATGCAGGTATTACTTCTGTCGCTT TGTCTCCGGATGGGAAACTTGTCGCTGCAGGATCTCTGGACACGATGGTCCGGGTGTGGAATGTTTCTACAGGTCAGCAGGTTGAGCGACTGAAGGGTCACAAGGATTCAGTCTACAG TGTTGCATTCTCTCCGGATGGAAAATGTCTTGTTTCTGGCTCTCTGGACCGGACTTTGAGAATTTGGGATTTGACTGGTACAAAGCGAGAGGTAGAGTCTCTTCCCCCAGGAAAAGAGGCTCAAAAGAACCTGGGTACTTGTCAATCTACTCTTAACGGACACAAG GACTATGTTCTCTCCGTCGCCATTTCACCTGACGGCCAGTGGGTCGTCTCCGGTTCTAAAGACCGTTCCATTCAATTTTGGCACATTTCTACCGGTCAAGCCCAACTTATGCTCCAAGGCCACAAGAACTCTGTCATCTCTATCGATCTCGCGAGGAGTGGAGGGTATCTTGCGAGTGGAAGTGGTGATTGTATGGCGAGGATCTGGAAGTACGAGCCCATTCCTGGGAGAGATTAA
- a CDS encoding expressed protein codes for MESEIDWVCHPHTLRKPFQEGHKNGILGRDSLDIQFSTRQLQESDRGNCSTPSSSIMPNIVLPYPTNTFARHPSSNSYFPPISPTRPRPKPTKPKLSDILLPRPTLRTTTSMPLLKPPTMAPEGDNEKQGRLGKLRKMGSDLLMKARLKRGDNWAEWEVVDASEGSMSNRRRSSVQVDRGLKNEKRSSRIPWPPSPSFEWRVGGDDSNSTSDGSQRPTSFPSFASFLEIPAGTGLERSGSDTNSGSGEGSGFTSSREEWRSSTIEPFISSFPFPPTPMTRKQLVQQFNEDPPLPVDHPFNTGKTPKLAGAPTLPQGVHWREDIIGTPKLPHTPSTTQSPRSLITPRTPQTPRNQKLQSRQATLSLPITPSSSFSDGPSLDSNQLLSALSAVLYLRSVLYTHAASAQSLLESHAEVLPGFVYRSLSRQIDQWWTKWRSVLNNMGAQTASALLHLSSPPPPPPSPLPLPADTINSPIPSPLTHDTLQRLIWSLEEAGQVPSFTFARMFGKSAQVRLRKLEDEEVWEATRKGWREYQDDEWGCLQREVWRESGDVRVFGLAGRKGKKGIM; via the coding sequence ATGGAGAGCGAAATAGATTGGGTATGTCATCCGCATACGCTTAGAAAACCCTTTCAAGAAGGTCACAAGAATGGGATTCTGGGAAGAGATAGTCTAGACATACAATTCTCGACCCGCCAACTTCAGGAATCCGACCGTGGTAACTGTTCCACCCCCAGTTCTTCTATTATGCCGAACATCGTCCTTCCCTATCCCACAAATACATTCGCCAGACATCCATCTTCGAATTCATATTTCCCTCCCATATCTCCCACTCGTCCCCGCCCAAAGCCAACTAAGCCTAAGTTATCGgacatccttctcccccgCCCTACTCTCCGTACTACAACGTCCATGCCTCTTTTGAAGCCGCCAACAATGGCTCCAGAAGGAGATAACGAGAAACAAGGACGATTAGGGAAGTTGAGAAAGATGGGTTCGGATCTGTTGATGAAAgcaagattgaagagggGCGACAACTGGGCTGAATGGGAAGTCGTGGATGCGTCGGAAGGAAGCATGTCTAACAGACGACGAAGCTCTGTCCAGGTTGACAGAGGGTtgaagaatgagaagaggagctcAAGAATTCCATGGCCgccttcaccatcttttGAGTGGAGGGTTGGAGGCGACGATTCAAACTCGACTTCCGACGGATCCCAACGTCCGACATCGTTCCCTTCATTTGCATCTTTCCTGGAAATCCCCGCTGGTACAGGGCTTGAACGCAGCGGCTCTGACACCAATTCTGGATCGGGAGAAGGGTCAGGATTTACCTCTTCCAGGGAAGAATGGCGATCGAGTACTATAGAGCCGTTTATCTCTTCattccccttccctccaaCTCCTATGACAAGGAAACAACTGGTACAGCAGTTCAATGAAGACCCGCCTCTTCCTGTAGACCATCCTTTTAATACCGGGAAAACACCAAAGCTGGCAGGTGCTCCAACATTACCTCAAGGGGTGCATTGGAGAGAGGACATTATCGGGACTCCGAAGCTGCCCCATACACCTTCAACCACTCAATCTCCCCGCTCACTTATCACGCCCCGTACACCACAAACTCCTCGTAATCAAAAGCTTCAATCTCGTCAGGCTACTCTATCTTTACCCATCACACCCAGTTCCAGTTTCTCAGATGGCCCTTCTTTAGATTCCAACCAGCTTTTATCAGCACTTTCTGCCGTTCTGTACCTTCGTTCTGTACTCTACACCCATGCGGCTTCAGCACAAAGTCTTCTTGAATCACATGCAGAAGTATTACCTGGATTTGTGTATCGGAGTCTTTCAAGACAGATTGATCAGTGGTGGACAAAATGGCGAAGTGTGTTGAATAACATGGGCGCCCAGACCGCATCcgctctccttcatctctcttctccaccccctccccctccgTCGCCTTTACCTCTACCAGCAGATACGATCAATTCGCCTATCCCCTCACCACTCACTCATGACACACTTCAAAGGCTTATATGGTCcttggaagaagctggTCAAGTCCCTTCGTTCACTTTTGCGAGAATGTTTGGCAAGTCTGCACAAGTGAGACTACGAAagttggaggatgaagaagtgtGGGAAGCGACGCGGAAAGGGTGGAGAGAGTATCAGGATGATGAGTGGGGCTGTTTGCAGAGAGAAGTATGGAGGGAGTCCGGCGATGTTCGCGTCTTTGGACTtgctggaaggaagggcaagaagggcatCATGTGA